One genomic region from Dehalococcoidales bacterium encodes:
- a CDS encoding multicopper oxidase domain-containing protein encodes MKQVTRRDFIRYALVGAAAFGSGFAVDRYAPFMKTPRLGGRYHLAMTEALVKMVDRTPVYHWAFEDLEWLRPMPQVPGPLIDAIEGEVLEFSITNNLPDVHGFRIPGVPGIVGEGIVIEPGETAHFSFTVPEGGSYLYYDHLNPPVNRVLGLNGPMVVLPKNGNTPYSRPTPAVQELFNDLGTSEHFPGEPWKPERTRIWLFSTVDPVLNGRVERGERLDHEEFIDTYLPRYFTINGVSGAYASHDHSIVPSGRIGQPHLLRIIDAGMTADSPHIHANHVYVLSRRMQNGELRIFDNVPLVDTYTDEVGQCMDWLLPFIRPPDIPGDESVPLRDLIPAELSLTLGGVPQSPLMYPMHGHNELSQSAAGGNYPQGLVTMWEITGDVDGVDFPHSNPQEMGGPPEQH; translated from the coding sequence ATGAAACAGGTAACGAGACGTGATTTTATCAGGTATGCGCTGGTGGGCGCGGCTGCTTTCGGTAGCGGGTTCGCGGTGGACCGTTACGCTCCTTTTATGAAAACGCCCCGTTTGGGGGGGCGTTACCACCTGGCCATGACCGAGGCCCTGGTCAAGATGGTCGACCGAACGCCTGTCTATCACTGGGCATTTGAAGACCTTGAGTGGCTCAGACCAATGCCGCAGGTACCCGGCCCCCTCATCGATGCCATTGAAGGAGAGGTACTTGAGTTCTCTATCACCAACAATCTCCCTGATGTCCATGGATTCCGTATCCCCGGCGTGCCCGGCATAGTGGGTGAAGGCATTGTCATTGAACCCGGGGAGACCGCGCATTTCAGTTTTACGGTGCCGGAAGGTGGCAGTTACCTGTACTATGACCACCTCAATCCGCCGGTGAACCGGGTGCTCGGACTGAACGGGCCAATGGTAGTGTTGCCGAAGAATGGGAATACTCCATATAGCCGTCCCACCCCGGCTGTCCAGGAGCTTTTCAATGACCTGGGCACATCGGAGCATTTCCCCGGAGAGCCCTGGAAACCGGAACGCACGCGCATCTGGCTCTTCAGCACCGTTGACCCTGTGCTCAACGGGCGCGTGGAGAGAGGCGAGCGCCTGGACCATGAAGAGTTCATTGACACCTACCTGCCCCGCTATTTCACCATCAACGGGGTCTCCGGGGCTTACGCTTCCCACGACCACAGTATCGTACCTTCCGGCAGAATAGGCCAGCCGCACCTGCTTCGTATCATCGATGCGGGCATGACGGCAGACTCGCCCCACATCCACGCCAATCATGTCTACGTGCTTTCAAGGAGAATGCAAAACGGCGAACTGAGGATTTTCGATAACGTTCCGCTGGTAGATACCTATACCGACGAGGTGGGACAGTGCATGGACTGGCTGCTCCCCTTCATCAGGCCGCCGGATATCCCCGGTGACGAAAGCGTCCCTTTACGGGACCTGATACCCGCCGAGCTTTCACTGACCCTGGGCGGTGTTCCTCAGTCCCCCCTGATGTACCCGATGCACGGCCACAATGAACTATCCCAGAGCGCGGCTGGCGGTAACTATCCACAGGGGCTGGTCACCATGTGGGAAATCACCGGAGACGTCGATGGCGTGGACTTCCCGCATTCTAACCCGCAGGAAATGGGCGGGCCGCCGGAACAGCATTAG